A part of Oryctolagus cuniculus chromosome 15, mOryCun1.1, whole genome shotgun sequence genomic DNA contains:
- the ORYCUNV1R1512 gene encoding vomeronasal 1 receptor oryCunV1R1512 produces the protein MLSLKNVYFFQAGIGILANAFLLLFHIFNIYQNHRPKPTDLTTCHLAFVHIVMLLTALDTLSADMFMSLNFPNDFKCKALLYMSRVMRGLSICTTCLLSIIQVITISPSTFCLSRFKHKLTNYVSYAFFCFWSLNLSSNSNMIIYTVAHSNMTNLFNINMYCSLSSMKPIIMEIFLTLALSQNVVFVGIMLLSSAYMVIFLSSHERRSEYLHSTSITPRTSPAKRATQTVLLLVSFFVIMYCLDIIISSFSTIFGKYDPVIWDVQRLVVNVYAMASPLVFISSDKRIIGIFQKHD, from the coding sequence ATGTTGTCactaaaaaatgtgtattttttccaagctggaattggaatctTAGCCAatgcctttctccttctcttccacaTCTTCAACATCTACCAGAATCATAGGCCTAAGCCCACTGATTTGACCACCTGCCACTTGGCTTTTGTTCACATAGTGATGCTACTCACTGCATTGGATACATTATCTGCAGACATGTTCATGTCGCTGAATTTTCCAAATGACTTCAAATGTAAGGCTTTGCTCTATATGAGCAGGGTGATGAGGGGCCTGTCCATCTGTACCACCTGCCTCCTCAGCATCATCCAGGTCATCACCATCAGCCCCAGCACCTTCTGCTTGTCAAGATTTAAACATAAACTCACAAATTATGTTAGCTatgctttcttctgtttttggTCCCTCAACTTGTCTTCCAATAGTAACATGATCATCTATACTGTAGCTCATTCCAACATGACTAATTTATTCAATATCAATATGTACTGCTCACTTTCCTCAATGAAACCCATCATCATGGAAATATTTTTGACACTTGCATTGTCCCAGAATGTCGTCTTTGTAGGAATCATGCTGCTCTCCAGTGCATACATGGTGATTTTCTTATCAAGCCATGAGAGGAGGTCTGAGTACCTTCACAGCACAAGCATTACCCCAAGAACCTCCCCAGCAAAAAGGGCAACCCAGACTGTCCTGCTGCTGGTTAGTTTCTTTGTGATAATGTACTGTTTAGATATCATCATCTCATCCTTCTCAACcatatttggaaaatatgatCCAGTTATATGGGATGTCCAGAGACTTGTGGTTAATGTCTATGCCATGGCTAGTCCTTTGGTGTTTATTAGTTCTGATAAAAGAATAATtggtatttttcaaaaacatgattGA